A genomic window from Chitinophagaceae bacterium includes:
- a CDS encoding NADP-dependent malic enzyme, whose translation MAVKISKQDALNYHSKGRPGKIEVVPTKETKTQRDLALAYSPGVAEPCLEIAENKDKVYTYTAKGNLVAVITNGTAVLGLGDIGPEAAKPVMEGKGILFKIFADIDVFDIELNTTGIDHFVEVVKAMEPTFGGINLEDIKSPDCFEIEARLRKEMNIPVMHDDQHGTAIISGAALLNALEIVNKKIEEVQVVVSGAGASALSCAKLYMFLGVKKENILLIDRTGVIRSDRTKIDKYKKPFATNRNVHTLDDALKDADVFLGLSKGNIVSKEMVKTMAENPIIFALANPDPEIPYNDAFEARPDAIIATGRSDFPNQVNNALGFPFIFRGALDVRAKEINEAMKLAAVHALADLTKKPVPDMVNMAYNEKNISFGKEYIIPKLIDPRLLATVAPAVAKAAIDSGVARHIISDWDAYANELSQRLGSDDAIVRVMVNKAKRDPKRVVFSEADNYKILKAAQIVSEEGIAKPILLGPVKKIQDLIKENGLDLEDVLIIDPNVTEMEPVRSNYGAWLFEKRKRKGLTLYEAKKLMRDRNYFGSMMVMEGEADALISGLTRNYAQTIRPALQVIGTRDSAKKVAGMYIMLTKRGPLFFADCTVNVSPTAEDLVDITTLAANAVQQLNIQPRIAMLSYSNFGSTKGKEPEAVAQAVQMLRSKYPGMIVDGEMQANFAFNAELLKDNYPFCELINGGANTLIFPNLSAGNIAYKMMQSLGAGEAIGPILLGLKKSVHILQLGSSVREIVNMVTIAVIDAQSKP comes from the coding sequence ATGGCGGTAAAGATCAGTAAGCAGGACGCGCTTAATTATCACAGTAAAGGGCGCCCGGGAAAGATTGAAGTGGTGCCTACCAAGGAGACAAAGACCCAGCGCGATCTTGCGCTGGCCTATTCTCCAGGCGTAGCTGAGCCATGTCTCGAAATTGCAGAAAACAAAGACAAGGTTTACACCTATACTGCGAAGGGTAACCTCGTCGCAGTAATCACTAATGGAACCGCCGTATTAGGTCTGGGCGATATAGGTCCCGAAGCGGCCAAACCTGTTATGGAAGGCAAAGGGATCCTGTTCAAGATATTTGCTGATATCGATGTCTTTGACATAGAACTAAACACTACAGGCATTGACCATTTTGTGGAAGTGGTAAAAGCCATGGAACCAACCTTCGGAGGCATCAATCTCGAAGATATCAAATCGCCTGATTGCTTTGAAATTGAAGCGCGGCTACGTAAAGAGATGAATATTCCGGTTATGCACGATGATCAGCATGGTACGGCAATCATTTCCGGTGCAGCGTTACTCAACGCTCTTGAAATCGTAAATAAGAAAATTGAAGAAGTTCAGGTAGTGGTTTCCGGTGCCGGTGCTTCCGCTCTTTCCTGTGCAAAGCTTTACATGTTTTTAGGAGTTAAAAAAGAAAATATCCTTCTTATAGATCGTACCGGTGTAATACGAAGCGACAGAACCAAAATTGATAAATACAAAAAACCATTTGCTACCAATCGGAATGTACATACACTTGATGACGCGTTAAAAGATGCAGATGTCTTTCTTGGGTTGTCCAAAGGAAATATCGTTTCGAAAGAAATGGTAAAAACAATGGCAGAGAACCCAATCATCTTTGCACTCGCCAATCCTGATCCTGAAATTCCTTACAATGATGCATTCGAAGCACGTCCGGATGCAATCATTGCTACGGGCCGTTCCGATTTCCCCAACCAGGTAAATAATGCATTGGGTTTTCCCTTTATTTTTCGTGGCGCGCTTGACGTAAGAGCCAAAGAAATCAACGAAGCCATGAAGCTGGCAGCAGTGCACGCATTGGCTGATCTTACGAAAAAGCCGGTGCCTGACATGGTAAATATGGCTTACAATGAGAAGAATATTTCTTTCGGGAAAGAATACATCATTCCTAAACTCATCGACCCAAGGCTACTCGCCACAGTGGCACCCGCCGTTGCAAAGGCGGCAATTGATTCAGGTGTAGCCAGGCATATTATTTCAGATTGGGATGCTTACGCGAATGAATTATCCCAACGTCTTGGAAGTGATGATGCCATTGTAAGGGTGATGGTGAACAAAGCTAAGCGGGATCCCAAAAGGGTGGTTTTTTCTGAGGCCGACAATTATAAGATTTTGAAGGCTGCTCAGATTGTTAGCGAAGAAGGTATTGCAAAACCAATTCTTTTAGGGCCTGTAAAAAAGATACAGGATCTGATTAAAGAAAACGGCCTTGATCTCGAAGACGTATTGATTATTGATCCCAATGTTACAGAAATGGAACCGGTGCGTTCCAATTACGGTGCGTGGCTTTTTGAAAAAAGAAAGCGCAAAGGCCTTACGCTGTATGAAGCAAAAAAGCTGATGCGCGACCGCAACTATTTCGGTTCCATGATGGTGATGGAAGGTGAAGCTGATGCATTGATTTCGGGGCTTACCAGGAATTATGCGCAAACGATCCGGCCTGCCTTGCAGGTGATCGGCACACGCGATAGTGCAAAGAAAGTGGCAGGCATGTACATCATGCTTACCAAGCGCGGTCCGTTATTTTTTGCTGATTGTACAGTAAACGTTAGTCCCACGGCTGAAGACCTGGTTGATATCACCACTCTTGCAGCCAATGCTGTGCAGCAACTCAATATTCAGCCACGTATCGCCATGCTTTCCTATTCTAACTTTGGATCTACAAAAGGAAAAGAACCGGAAGCTGTTGCGCAAGCGGTGCAAATGCTGCGCTCAAAATATCCGGGCATGATCGTGGATGGAGAGATGCAGGCCAACTTCGCTTTTAATGCAGAACTACTGAAAGACAATTATCCGTTTTGCGAATTGATTAACGGGGGCGCTAATACCTTAATTTTCCCGAATCTGTCAGCAGGTAATATTGCGTATAAGATGATGCAATCGCTCGGAGCAGGAGAAGCGATTGGCCCTATTCTTCTGGGATTGAAGAAATCGGTTCACATTCTGCAACTTGGAAGTTCCGTTCGTGAAATTGTAAATATGGTTACCATTGCTGTAATAGATGCACAGTCAAAGCCCTGA
- a CDS encoding beta-lactamase family protein codes for MAQLPEFNSIDSVVWKEMADHKIIGLSIGIVKDGSIFYTKGYGTREVRKTAPIDSTTNFLTCSISKLFTASAIMHLNEQGKIDIHKKLIDYVPEFEMKDERYKNITIEQMLTHTSGLPNIFNRHFIRTENDSLALTEFARKLRSKKLRFEPGVQLSEKTYSNTGYDLLGLVIERVTHRAYSNYVRENVLLPAGMDSSSFFYNQISENRRSKPHKKNWLTGRIKTAGYYPDIPQDKPCGNLNSCSYDLCKWMLYNLAIYNETISSNAIVEHSTLMDMWTTRKEIPSFKTSIGLGWWAFQSDQYGKYVFHVGNDPGYSAQLIISPANNFGIVVLCNALYPKDIVWNKLPFEIIDLFNSEWKCTP; via the coding sequence TTGGCCCAATTGCCTGAGTTTAATAGTATCGATTCCGTGGTGTGGAAAGAAATGGCTGATCATAAAATAATCGGACTTTCAATTGGAATCGTCAAAGACGGCAGCATATTTTATACAAAAGGTTATGGAACAAGAGAAGTCCGTAAAACAGCACCTATTGACAGCACGACCAATTTTTTGACCTGCTCCATTTCAAAACTGTTTACAGCATCAGCAATAATGCATCTAAATGAGCAGGGAAAAATTGACATTCATAAAAAACTCATTGATTATGTTCCTGAGTTTGAAATGAAAGATGAACGTTACAAGAACATTACGATAGAACAAATGCTCACGCATACTTCAGGGTTGCCAAATATTTTTAACAGGCATTTTATCAGGACAGAAAATGACAGTCTTGCTTTAACTGAATTTGCAAGAAAACTCAGGAGTAAAAAGTTGCGTTTTGAACCCGGCGTTCAGTTAAGTGAAAAAACATACAGCAATACAGGATATGATCTTTTAGGTCTTGTTATAGAAAGAGTAACCCACAGGGCTTACAGTAATTACGTTCGTGAAAATGTGCTGCTTCCTGCAGGCATGGACAGCAGTAGTTTTTTTTATAACCAGATTAGTGAAAACAGGAGAAGTAAGCCACACAAAAAAAACTGGCTTACAGGCCGGATAAAAACAGCCGGCTATTATCCGGATATTCCGCAGGACAAACCGTGTGGTAACCTCAATTCCTGTTCTTATGATTTATGCAAATGGATGTTGTACAACCTTGCTATTTACAATGAAACAATTTCATCAAATGCTATAGTTGAGCATTCGACACTCATGGATATGTGGACCACCAGGAAGGAAATACCATCGTTTAAAACCTCGATTGGATTAGGATGGTGGGCATTTCAGTCCGATCAATATGGAAAATATGTTTTTCATGTCGGAAATGATCCAGGGTATTCCGCACAACTGATCATTTCGCCTGCTAATAATTTTGGAATCGTAGTCTTATGTAATGCCCTTTATCCAAAAGACATCGTATGGAATAAACTGCCTTTCGAAATCATCGACTTGTTTAATAGCGAATGGAAATGTACTCCCTGA
- a CDS encoding T9SS type A sorting domain-containing protein, protein MKFYYLLLCFVLFQFSSQLAFSQTPPSIAWQKTPGGPGNDIIEDIYPTADGNYILFGLITDNGGDVSSDCDVHGVHDVWIVKMDPAGNIIWQHCYGGSKEEGNPFSKIIQTSDGGYLFVTESWSNDFDVVGHHAYSDAWTMKLDANGNMLWAKSFGGYIYDVPRNLYELPGHKYMVMSRTSSSDGDVPPSMDSVLFDAWVFIIDDSGNILTNKIYGGNGYDDFYKALPAANGNIALFGLTSSTDGDLEGQSVDSTDAWVLTIDTLGNIVSSFTYGSPHNEYIFDALNTDDGGYMCFGESGDPGMPVENGSWHGDMDFWAMKLDAAGLVQWQGIYGGSDREQFRRACKLSDGSGYFMAGSTNSVDGDVVNEDGSGKDFWIVQIGNNGNLASSVALGGSGSDFAYAIVEPGIVAGAAFSDDGDVIDLQGTSDGWVMQLDYATGINASAQQPAEISLYPNPVTDRLTIDLKNNSGCATFAIKNVLGQNISFESSNEKRLFLDVSGYPQGIYFMEVVLNNGGGQHYFTSFEVNK, encoded by the coding sequence ATGAAATTTTATTACTTATTGTTGTGTTTTGTTTTATTCCAATTCAGTAGTCAATTGGCTTTCTCTCAAACACCTCCATCGATTGCCTGGCAAAAAACACCGGGCGGTCCGGGCAACGATATTATTGAAGATATTTACCCGACAGCGGATGGCAATTACATTCTCTTCGGACTTATAACTGACAATGGTGGTGATGTTTCATCCGACTGTGATGTTCATGGTGTGCATGATGTTTGGATTGTAAAAATGGATCCGGCCGGAAATATCATCTGGCAACATTGCTATGGTGGCAGCAAAGAAGAAGGCAATCCATTTTCAAAAATTATTCAAACCAGCGATGGCGGATATCTTTTTGTAACGGAATCATGGTCAAACGACTTTGATGTTGTTGGTCATCACGCCTACAGCGATGCCTGGACCATGAAACTGGATGCAAATGGTAACATGCTTTGGGCGAAGTCATTCGGAGGATATATTTACGATGTGCCGAGAAATCTTTATGAATTGCCCGGACACAAATACATGGTAATGTCCCGGACCAGTTCATCCGATGGCGATGTGCCGCCGAGCATGGATTCCGTTTTGTTTGATGCCTGGGTTTTTATTATTGACGATTCGGGAAATATTCTTACGAATAAAATATACGGGGGCAACGGATATGATGATTTTTACAAAGCATTGCCGGCAGCTAATGGAAATATTGCTTTATTCGGCCTTACCTCTTCTACGGACGGCGACCTTGAAGGGCAAAGTGTAGATTCCACTGATGCCTGGGTGCTTACGATCGATACGCTTGGAAATATTGTTTCCAGTTTCACCTATGGCAGTCCGCACAACGAATACATTTTTGATGCGCTGAACACTGATGATGGCGGTTATATGTGTTTTGGTGAATCCGGTGATCCCGGCATGCCGGTTGAAAATGGTTCATGGCATGGTGACATGGATTTCTGGGCCATGAAACTCGATGCGGCCGGCCTTGTGCAATGGCAGGGTATATATGGTGGCAGCGACCGCGAGCAATTCAGAAGAGCTTGTAAATTATCCGATGGTTCAGGTTATTTTATGGCCGGATCTACCAATTCTGTTGATGGTGATGTGGTGAATGAAGACGGATCAGGCAAGGACTTTTGGATTGTACAAATTGGTAACAATGGTAACCTCGCTTCCAGTGTAGCTTTGGGTGGTTCGGGTTCTGATTTTGCCTATGCAATCGTTGAACCTGGAATTGTTGCTGGAGCAGCTTTTTCAGACGATGGAGATGTGATTGATTTACAGGGAACATCAGACGGGTGGGTAATGCAACTTGATTATGCCACTGGTATTAATGCGTCCGCACAGCAACCTGCTGAAATTTCCCTTTATCCAAATCCGGTAACTGACAGGTTAACTATTGATTTGAAAAACAATTCCGGCTGTGCCACTTTTGCTATAAAAAATGTGTTGGGGCAAAACATATCTTTTGAATCGTCAAATGAAAAAAGACTCTTTTTGGATGTCAGCGGCTATCCTCAGGGTATTTATTTTATGGAAGTAGTATTGAACAATGGTGGGGGCCAACATTATTTTACTTCATTTGAAGTAAATAAATAA
- a CDS encoding PhzF family phenazine biosynthesis protein — protein MLRQLKSLGVIVTAKGSDVDFISRFFAPNAGVDEDPATGSAHTTLTPYWSHQLNKTELSALQVSERVGTFRCKLLGERVEIYGNAITYLEGEITI, from the coding sequence GTGCTTCGGCAACTGAAATCACTCGGTGTAATTGTAACTGCTAAAGGAAGTGACGTTGATTTTATTTCCCGTTTTTTTGCTCCGAATGCAGGTGTTGATGAAGATCCTGCCACCGGTTCTGCGCACACCACTTTAACTCCTTACTGGTCTCATCAACTCAATAAAACGGAGCTCTCCGCACTCCAGGTTTCAGAACGTGTCGGAACCTTCAGATGTAAACTGCTTGGCGAACGGGTTGAAATCTATGGAAATGCGATTACCTATCTGGAAGGAGAGATTACTATTTAG
- a CDS encoding IS4 family transposase, whose translation MNQGKMTFSQIMDFASQDIFKNIVRQYDGNYKTKEFSSWKHFLCLVFGQLTHRESMSDTLLCLKLNAPKLFHLGIGKVFDKSTVSRANENRDWRIFQDFGMKLIEQAKELYADTNQLDLDLKGDIFALDSTTVDLCLDVFWWATFRSTKGAVKIHTLLDCKTAIPEFIFISEGDVHDVNVLDKVPITAGAYYVMDKAYVDFERLFALHTKKAFFVVRAKENLQFCRVKSKLINNKMNVRCDQEIKLKGFYSRKNYPQLLRRIKYYDYEFDRTFVFLTNNKKLKPQTIAKLYKTRWNVELFFKWIKQHLKIKSFWGQNENAVRSQIWVAISAYVIVAIAKKKLNIPNSLYEFLQYISIAPFEKMPLTETFSEINLEGKMKSNDNQLIMF comes from the coding sequence ATGAACCAAGGAAAAATGACATTTTCCCAAATTATGGATTTTGCAAGCCAAGATATCTTCAAAAATATAGTTCGACAGTATGATGGCAATTACAAGACAAAGGAGTTTTCAAGTTGGAAACATTTTCTGTGTTTAGTCTTTGGCCAACTAACTCATCGTGAAAGCATGAGTGATACCCTATTGTGTCTTAAACTAAATGCTCCTAAATTATTTCACCTCGGAATCGGAAAAGTGTTTGATAAATCTACCGTTTCGCGAGCAAATGAAAATCGAGATTGGAGAATTTTTCAAGATTTTGGAATGAAGCTAATTGAGCAAGCTAAAGAACTCTATGCGGACACCAATCAGCTAGATTTAGATTTGAAAGGTGATATTTTTGCTCTTGATTCAACAACAGTTGATCTGTGCCTGGATGTCTTTTGGTGGGCTACATTCCGATCAACAAAGGGCGCGGTTAAAATTCATACTCTATTGGATTGTAAGACCGCAATTCCTGAATTTATTTTTATTTCAGAAGGAGATGTTCATGATGTTAATGTGTTGGATAAAGTACCTATAACAGCAGGTGCATATTATGTTATGGATAAAGCCTACGTGGACTTTGAGAGGTTATTTGCTCTTCACACAAAGAAAGCTTTCTTTGTTGTTAGAGCTAAGGAAAATCTCCAATTCTGTCGAGTGAAATCTAAGCTGATAAATAATAAAATGAATGTACGTTGTGATCAGGAAATAAAACTAAAGGGGTTTTACAGCAGGAAAAATTATCCTCAACTTCTTCGGAGAATAAAGTATTACGACTACGAATTTGATAGAACTTTTGTTTTCCTAACAAATAACAAAAAATTAAAACCACAAACGATTGCTAAGCTTTATAAAACCAGATGGAATGTGGAATTATTTTTTAAATGGATAAAACAACATCTGAAAATAAAATCATTTTGGGGTCAAAATGAAAACGCTGTAAGATCTCAAATTTGGGTTGCAATTTCAGCTTATGTTATTGTAGCAATAGCTAAAAAGAAATTAAACATTCCAAATTCTCTATATGAATTCTTGCAGTACATTAGTATAGCTCCATTTGAAAAAATGCCATTGACAGAAACATTCTCAGAAATAAATTTGGAAGGAAAAATGAAATCAAATGATAACCAGCTGATAATGTTCTGA
- the gcvH gene encoding glycine cleavage system protein GcvH produces the protein MNFPDNLKYTKDHEWIRVEGNDGYVGITDFAQGELGDIVYVDIGSTGQTLSKDEVFGTVEAVKTVSDLLLPVSAKILEVNAALNDQPDAVNKDPYGAGWMVKISITDVAELSELMDAVAYKQLIGQ, from the coding sequence ATGAATTTCCCTGACAACTTAAAGTATACCAAGGATCATGAATGGATTCGGGTAGAAGGCAATGACGGATATGTGGGCATCACCGATTTTGCCCAGGGCGAGCTGGGTGATATTGTGTATGTTGATATCGGCAGCACCGGACAAACACTTTCAAAAGACGAAGTGTTTGGTACAGTGGAAGCAGTTAAAACGGTATCAGACCTTTTGCTGCCTGTCAGCGCAAAAATTCTGGAAGTAAATGCCGCGCTGAATGATCAGCCTGATGCAGTAAATAAAGATCCTTATGGTGCCGGATGGATGGTGAAAATTTCCATTACTGATGTTGCAGAGCTCAGCGAGCTGATGGATGCTGTAGCCTACAAGCAATTGATCGGGCAGTAA
- a CDS encoding VanZ family protein: MTLVKQYVLFLLWLVLILYLSFTPLKSWPQPTIFQKLYIDKVVHFIMYSVLSFLLIRSMFRQQIKQLPRYEALLIAFIFSASVGVAVEFLQPMLTEYRKFEWMDMVANAAGALGGVFIFKWLLSRRKMGWKAAYRK; the protein is encoded by the coding sequence ATGACATTGGTAAAACAGTATGTGCTCTTCCTTCTTTGGTTGGTGCTGATTCTTTATTTGTCATTTACGCCATTGAAAAGCTGGCCGCAACCGACCATTTTTCAAAAGTTATATATTGATAAAGTAGTGCATTTTATCATGTATTCCGTATTGAGTTTTCTTTTGATCCGGAGTATGTTCCGGCAACAAATCAAACAACTGCCACGTTATGAAGCGCTTTTAATTGCATTCATTTTTTCTGCAAGCGTGGGCGTAGCAGTAGAATTTCTGCAGCCCATGCTTACCGAATACCGGAAATTTGAATGGATGGATATGGTGGCAAACGCTGCGGGTGCTTTGGGTGGCGTGTTTATTTTCAAATGGCTGCTCTCAAGAAGAAAGATGGGATGGAAAGCGGCATATAGAAAATAA
- a CDS encoding tetratricopeptide repeat protein gives MKKVFLKVVSFKKAGLFALVLFLSTVLHAQTQQDVQLALEYFKNGEFEKSAVMYEKLYTKAPDNTLFFQNYIQSLNALTQYDDAIKTIKKQIKKFPGDLTFYVDLGNVYHLKGDDKAATEQYEEALKLIGPDMPMVNKLAYKFQSAALNDYAIESYMKARRIFNAENSDLFLSELASLYRKQNDVPNVIKTYLDIVNYNPSMVDDVEGQLQPLIESADYASALQSELYKRIQKKTDNEVFAEMLIWYFIQKKDFTSAFQQVKALDKRNKEEGQRVFQFAQSAYDEGNYEAALIAYRYIVTEKGKNSMLYLPARTSELTTEKTKITIQHTYTTEELTRLESNYESYFVEFGKSAQTAVTMRDYANLEAKYLHNIDKAIDIAEEALKIPTNEKKLTGFLKLDLGDYNLIKNEVWEATLLYSQVDKAFKEDELGEEARFKNAQLSFYMGDFPWSQAQLDVLKGSTSELVANDALALSVFMTDNIGLDTTTVPMEMYSRADLFIFQNKFQSAIQALDSITTTFPDNSLADDVLFSKGRIYLAKQDYANAAAVFDQLDKNYSTDLLADDALFQLAELYENYLNDKTKAMDLYKDILLKYKGSIYVVEARKRFRELRGDELN, from the coding sequence ATGAAGAAGGTATTCTTGAAAGTTGTTTCGTTTAAAAAAGCAGGACTGTTCGCATTGGTTTTGTTCCTATCGACAGTATTGCATGCGCAAACACAACAGGATGTTCAACTCGCACTTGAATATTTTAAGAATGGCGAGTTTGAGAAGTCGGCAGTGATGTACGAGAAGTTGTATACTAAGGCACCAGACAATACACTTTTTTTCCAAAACTATATTCAAAGTCTCAACGCATTAACACAATATGACGATGCGATAAAGACGATAAAAAAACAAATCAAAAAATTCCCCGGCGACCTTACCTTTTATGTTGACCTTGGAAATGTATATCATCTGAAAGGAGACGACAAAGCGGCGACTGAACAATATGAAGAAGCGCTCAAATTGATTGGCCCTGATATGCCGATGGTAAATAAGCTGGCGTACAAATTTCAAAGTGCAGCATTAAATGATTACGCGATTGAATCTTATATGAAAGCCCGCAGGATTTTTAATGCTGAAAATTCTGATTTGTTTTTGTCGGAGCTGGCCTCACTCTACCGGAAACAAAATGATGTTCCCAATGTGATCAAAACCTACCTCGATATTGTGAATTACAATCCATCTATGGTTGATGATGTGGAAGGCCAGCTTCAACCGCTGATTGAATCGGCAGATTATGCAAGTGCATTGCAGTCAGAGTTATATAAAAGGATTCAGAAAAAAACGGACAATGAAGTATTTGCAGAAATGCTGATCTGGTATTTTATTCAGAAGAAAGATTTCACATCCGCATTTCAACAAGTGAAGGCCCTTGACAAACGCAACAAGGAAGAAGGTCAGCGCGTGTTCCAGTTTGCGCAATCCGCATATGATGAAGGTAATTATGAAGCAGCGTTGATTGCCTATCGTTATATCGTTACGGAAAAAGGAAAAAACAGCATGCTTTACTTACCAGCGCGAACGAGTGAGCTTACTACGGAGAAAACAAAAATTACCATTCAGCATACTTACACGACTGAAGAACTCACAAGGCTCGAAAGCAATTACGAATCCTATTTTGTTGAGTTCGGTAAGAGCGCACAAACTGCCGTCACGATGCGCGATTATGCTAACCTCGAAGCGAAGTATCTGCACAATATTGACAAAGCTATTGACATCGCCGAGGAAGCGCTGAAAATTCCGACCAATGAAAAAAAACTGACCGGATTTCTTAAGCTGGACCTCGGTGATTATAACCTGATTAAAAATGAAGTGTGGGAAGCTACCTTGCTTTATTCGCAGGTTGACAAAGCATTCAAAGAAGATGAATTGGGAGAAGAAGCGCGTTTTAAAAATGCGCAGCTCAGTTTTTACATGGGTGATTTTCCATGGTCGCAGGCGCAATTGGATGTGCTGAAGGGTTCTACTTCTGAATTAGTGGCGAATGATGCGCTGGCCTTATCTGTCTTCATGACCGATAATATAGGATTGGATACAACCACCGTTCCGATGGAAATGTATTCACGTGCCGACCTGTTTATTTTTCAGAATAAATTTCAATCAGCCATTCAGGCATTGGATTCTATCACTACAACATTTCCGGACAATTCACTGGCAGATGACGTGCTGTTTTCCAAAGGAAGAATTTATCTCGCGAAACAGGATTACGCGAATGCAGCAGCAGTGTTTGATCAGTTAGATAAAAACTATTCCACGGATCTGTTGGCTGATGATGCATTATTTCAGTTGGCGGAATTATATGAAAACTATCTCAACGATAAAACAAAAGCGATGGACCTTTATAAAGATATTCTGCTGAAATATAAAGGCAGTATTTATGTGGTGGAAGCGAGGAAACGGTTCAGGGAATTGAGAGGTGATGAGTTGAATTGA